The genomic window CGGCGCTGGACGCGGAGTTCGACGCCGAGCTGCGCGCGCGGACCGCCAAGTTCGACACCGACCCCCATTTCTGGATGCCGCTGACCCTGCCCGCGGCGACCTACCGGCGGATGATGGCGGCCAAGGGCGTGGCCGCGGACCTCGCCGACGCTCACCACCGCCGGCTGGCGGCGTTCCGGGCGCGGTTCCGCGACGAGCATCCGGGCGAGCCGGTCTTCGGTTGCCTCGACATCGGCGCCGACTGCTACTGGTGGGATTTCGGCACGATCCCGGGCTACCTGGCGAACGTCCGGCGCCTGCTCGGCGATGACGAGGAAGCGCGGTCGATGCGCTCGTTCCTCGGCGTGGATGCCGACCCCGGCGCCGTGTTCAGGGACGGCAGCCTGCTGCTGGACTGCGCGATCGGGGAGGGGCCGACCGCGGGCTCCGTGCTGGTCGGGGTGACGGCGCGGCGGGTCGACGTCGTCGACTCGGTGCTGGTCAACGTGACGGCGCCGGAGGTGTCGGGCCGGGACCTGCTGCTGTACAACGTGGTGGAGCCGGGCCGGCTCGCACCGCCCTCCGGCGCCGTCAGGGCGGACCTGTTCCTGCCCGACGACCGTCGCCTCAGCGTCTGGTCGCACGTGGATCGCGACGGCAAGCAGGACTGGGAGACGGTCCTGCCCGGCAACGAACTGAGCCACGCCGGGCTCTGCAGCCTGAACGCGACGCTGCCGCTGGCCGGGGTCGCGGCCGCGTTGCGCCGCAACCGCGAGCGGCTGGCCGGCGAGATCGCGGGAAGCCCGCATCCGCGGTCGGGGCGCGACCGCACCGACACCTGACCGCCACCGAGGAGCGCGATGTGACATCCCGGACCGTGGACATCCTGGTGACGGGCGCTTCCGGCTTCGTCGGACGGCGCCTCGCGCGGCGGCTCGCCGAAGCGTTTCCGGACGCGACGATCCTCGGCGCCGACCGCCGGCCCCCGGACGACAGCGATGCGGTGGTCGCGCACGCCGAGCTGGACATCACCGATCGGCGGGCCGTGGCGGCACTGGTCGCCGAGCACAAGCCCGCGCTGGTGTTCCATCTCGCGGCGCAGGCGCACGTGCCCACGTCGTTCGCGGAGCCGGTGCCCACCTGGAACGTCAACCTGATGGGGACGCTCCACCTCGTGGAAGCGGTCCGCGACGCGGTCCCGGAGGCGCGGTTCGTTCACGTCGGCTCCGCCGAGGCCTACGGCAGCGAGTTCCTTCGCGGCGTCCCGCTCGCGGAGGACGCCGCCTTCGCGCCCCTGAATCCCTACGCCGCCAGCAAGGCGGCGGCGGACCTGCTGGTCCGCCAGCAGGCGGCCGCCGGGCTGCGGGCCGTGGTGCTGCGGCCCTTCAACCACGTCGGGCCCGGCCAGCGCCGGGACTTCGTGGTGTCGGCCTTCTGCTCGCAGATCGCCGGCATCGAACGCGGCCTGCAGGAACCCGTCATCATGGTCGGCAACCTCGACGCCCGCCGGGATTTCCTGGACGTCCGCGACGTCCTGGACGCCTACGTCGCCGTCGTCGCGCGGGGCGGCGATCTGCGGCCCGGGTCGGCGTACAACCTCTGCTCCGGTCGGACGGTGGCGATCCGCGACGTGCTGGAGGACCTCCTGGCGCTCAGCCGCGTCGCGATCGACGTCCGGGTGGATGCCGCGCGGTTGCGTCCGGTGGAGATCCCGGTCATGGCGGGGGATGCGGGCGCCGCCCGCGCGGCGCTGTCGTGGGAGCCGCGGATCCCGTGGCGGCAGACGCTGGCCGACACGCTGGCGTACTGGCGCGACACGCTCGCCTGAACGGTCCCCGGCGCGGTCAGGCGCCCGCGAGCCGCCGCAGGCGGGCGAGGTCGGCATCGACCATCAGGCGCACGAGCTCCTCGAACGTGACCCGGGGTTCCCAGCCCAGCTCCCGCGTCGCCTTGGCGGGGTCGCCGAGCAGCTGGTTCACGTCGGCGTGCCTCAGGTACAGCGGGTCGACCACGACGTGCCGCTGCCAGTCGAGCCCGGCGCGGTCGAAGGCGATCTCGCAGAACTCCCGCACCGTGTGCGCCCGGCCGCTGGAGATGACGTAGTCGCAGGGCTCGTCCCGCTGGAGCATGAGCCACATGGCGTGCACGTAGTCCGGGGCGTAGCCCCAGTCGCGCTTGGCGTCCAGGTTGCCCAGGCGCAGCTCCTGCTGCAGGCCCAGCTTGATGCGCGCCACGCCGTCGGAGATCTTGCGCGTCACGAACTCCAGGCCCCGGCGCGGCGATTCGTGGTTGAACAGGATGCCGGACACGGCGGGGATCCCGTAGCTCTCGCGGTAGTTCACGGTGATGTGGTGGCCGTAGCACTTGGCCACGCCGTACGGGCTGCGCGGGTAGTGCGGGGTCTGCTCGTTCTGCGGCGTCGTGACGACCTTGCCGAACATCTCGCTGGACGAAGCCTGGTACATCCGGATGGACCGGTCGACGATGCGGATCGCCTCGAGCACGCGGGTGACGCCCAGCGCGGTGACCTCCCCGGTGAGGATCGGCTGCTTCCACGACGTGGGCACGAAGGACTGGGCCGCCAGGTTGTAGACCTCGTGCGGGCGGATGTCGGCGACGGCGTCGATCACCGACGACTGGTCCATCAGGTCGGCCTGCACCAGGGAGATCCGGTCCCTGACGTGGTCGATGCGCTCGGTGTTCTCGGAGCTCGTGCGCCGCACGATCCCGTGGACCTCGTACCCCTTGTCCAGGAGCAGTTCCGCCAGGTAGGAGCCGTCCTGACCGGTGATTCCCGTGATCAGGGCCCGCTTGGCTGCTGGATTCGCCATCGAGGTCGACCTTTCGTCATCGGCGTGGGGGAGGCCTGTCGCCACCTCAGGATCGCCAATTATAGTCGATGCTGTGCTTTCCGGGCAACACGCGTGCAGCGGGGGCGCCCGCAGTCCGGGTGGCGCTCACTTGCAGCGCCGGAAGGAATGTTCTTGCGGGTGGGCTCCGGTTGGCTGATATTCTATACCAATAGGTATTGAATAGGCCCAACCAGGAGGCTCCCGTGACTCCCGCCCAGATCACCCCCGAGATGACCCTGTTCGAGGTCACCGAGCGCTACCCCGAGACGATCCCCGTCCTGGTGGACCAGGGTTTCAGCCACGTCGCCGATCCCGCCCGTCGCGCCTCTCACGGCAAGATGGTGACGCTGTCGCAGGCCGCCCAGATGCGGGGCAAAGACCTCGACGCGCTGCTGGCCAGCCTCGGCAGCGCGGTCGCGGCCGTGCGCAGCAGCGCCGACCTGACCCTGCAGACGGCCGACGACGGGCGCGTCTTCCCCTCGTCGGGCGACATCCGCGTGGCGGGTCTGGTGCCCTGCCCGGTGCGCCTGCCGCTGCTGGAGGCCTTCGACGCCGCCCGCCTGGAGGTTGAGCGCAAGCACGGCGTGACCGTCGGGCACCGCTTGGCCGCGGCGAGCATCGGCATGGACGCCGTGCAGAAGGAGATGGCCGAACTGCGCGACGAGGCCGACCTGCCGCACGTCTTCGTCTCGGCCGGCTTCGAGGCCTTCTTCGACCGCCGCAACCTGGCCCGCTTCAAGGACCGCGGCGTCTTCGTCGACCGCTCGCCGCGCGG from bacterium includes these protein-coding regions:
- a CDS encoding GDP-mannose 4,6-dehydratase; the encoded protein is MTSRTVDILVTGASGFVGRRLARRLAEAFPDATILGADRRPPDDSDAVVAHAELDITDRRAVAALVAEHKPALVFHLAAQAHVPTSFAEPVPTWNVNLMGTLHLVEAVRDAVPEARFVHVGSAEAYGSEFLRGVPLAEDAAFAPLNPYAASKAAADLLVRQQAAAGLRAVVLRPFNHVGPGQRRDFVVSAFCSQIAGIERGLQEPVIMVGNLDARRDFLDVRDVLDAYVAVVARGGDLRPGSAYNLCSGRTVAIRDVLEDLLALSRVAIDVRVDAARLRPVEIPVMAGDAGAARAALSWEPRIPWRQTLADTLAYWRDTLA
- the gmd gene encoding GDP-mannose 4,6-dehydratase, producing the protein MANPAAKRALITGITGQDGSYLAELLLDKGYEVHGIVRRTSSENTERIDHVRDRISLVQADLMDQSSVIDAVADIRPHEVYNLAAQSFVPTSWKQPILTGEVTALGVTRVLEAIRIVDRSIRMYQASSSEMFGKVVTTPQNEQTPHYPRSPYGVAKCYGHHITVNYRESYGIPAVSGILFNHESPRRGLEFVTRKISDGVARIKLGLQQELRLGNLDAKRDWGYAPDYVHAMWLMLQRDEPCDYVISSGRAHTVREFCEIAFDRAGLDWQRHVVVDPLYLRHADVNQLLGDPAKATRELGWEPRVTFEELVRLMVDADLARLRRLAGA
- a CDS encoding ABC transporter substrate-binding protein, which codes for MTPAQITPEMTLFEVTERYPETIPVLVDQGFSHVADPARRASHGKMVTLSQAAQMRGKDLDALLASLGSAVAAVRSSADLTLQTADDGRVFPSSGDIRVAGLVPCPVRLPLLEAFDAARLEVERKHGVTVGHRLAAASIGMDAVQKEMAELRDEADLPHVFVSAGFEAFFDRRNLARFKDRGVFVDRSPRGVNADFAGLDLKDPDGHYAMIAVVAAVFLVDKAQLAEGEEIPRSWADVLSPRLERRVALPVGDFDLFNGILLTTWKRHGDEGVRALARSLLRSQHPSQAAGRFKAGRGEAPLVSVIPYFFSRMARLNPGVEVVWPEDGAVISPIFLLERRDAPPAAQELADFFFSRATGEILSHRGLFPSLLPEVVNELP